TGTTCTCGTCGCACGGCTACGATCTACATATCGACAACGAGCTTGTAGCCGAGGCTTTTGCCGCTTTGCCGCAGATGGAGCAGAGCATTTTGATTTTGCACTGCACCCTGGACCTGGCAGACGGTGAGATCGGCAATCTCGTTGGGATGTCCCGGAGCGCCGTTCAGCGGCACCGGACGAGGGCGCTGCAGGAGCTGCGTGAAACATTGTCGGCGCTGATGCCGAAAGGAGGCTGAGGAAGATGACAGAGCCCATCCACAAGGGAAAGGACCTGCCGTCCGTTTGGGTGATCCACGCGGCCTCCGGCGGTGACAGCGAGGCCATGGAGCAAGTGCTGCGGTACTACGACGACTATATGAGCCGCCTGTGTACCCGTACTCTCTATGACAAGGACGGAACCCCTCATGTGTGCGTGGATACCCACATGAAGCGCTGTCTGGAAATCCGACTGATCCGGGCCGTGATGCGCGCCTGATCCTTTCAGCCCTGGCAGAAGGCAAGCGGCTTACCCTTTCCTCCTTTGCCGATGCCGGGGACTGACCCCACCTTGACAAAGAAAGCCTTCGGGCAGCATAAGGCAGACGGATACGATCTGTCTGTGTGGAGCCGGTCGGCCGGTGCGCCATGACCCTGTTGCAAGTCCGCAGGACGGGACCCCTACCAAACAGGTGAGCGACAAAACCAGGCCGCGAAACAGGCGTGGCAGTCTGTGGGCGAGGATACACAGACAGGATAATGAGACTCCCGCGTTGAACGCCCTCAAAGCATTGCGCGGCGCACCCATCAGCATGGGCCGGGGTGAGATTCCCGTGGAGCTGCGGCCAGCAGCCATCCGTTTTTTTGCCTCTTTTATTTTCAGATAAATCTTCTGCTTTTCTGTTTACGGATAATTCGTAAACTTTCCATTAGCAGCAGACAAACCCGAAGCGGCGCGGTACAATGAGGGTGGAAGTTATGAATGAACACCCTTTTGCGTGCCGTTTCTGACTGGAAAGGAGGCTGCTGTGTCAGAAATTCAGAACGGTACGGAGAGAAGGCCTTTGGAGTGCCGGACCTATACGGTCAACGAGATTGCCCGTATATTAGGCGTCAGCCAGGCACGGGCATATAGACTTGTGCAGGAGGGCCTTTTCAAAAGCGTACGAATTGGCAACGCCATACGAATTTCCAAGCGGTCGTTCGACCACTGGCTGGAGTCACTTGACCTGTGACACAAGAAAGGAAGGTTCGTTATGGCATCCATTATCAAAAGAAAGAAAAACTATTCCATCGTCTACACTTATGTGGACGAGAACGGTGAGACCAAGCAGAAGTGGGAAACCCGCACTTCCTATCAGGAGGCATTGAAGCGTAAGGCGGAGATTGAGAGCCAGAAAAGCTCCAACTCTTTCCTGCCGCCCACCAATCAGAATATTGCGGAGTTCCTGTCCGACTTCGTCTCCCTCTATGGCGAAAAGCGGTGGGGCGTGTCCATGTATGACAGCCAAAACTCGCTGATTGCCAACTACATCAACCCCATCATCGGGGATATGAAGGTGCAGGACATCACCACGCGGGTGGTGGATAAGTACATCCAGACTTTGCAGAAAACCCCTGCGGTGAACACCAGGACGCACCACGCCAAAACGGAGTTTGTCACCAACGCCACTATTGAGAAGATTATTAAGCTCCTCCGCTGTGCCTTCAAGCAGGCGGTTCGGTGGGAACTGGTTGCCAAGAATCCCTTTGACAATGTGGTGCTGCCCAAAGTGGAATACAAGAAGCGGGACATCTGGACCGCCGATATGATCCGCGCCGCCCTGGATCAGTGTACGGACAGCAAGCTCTATGTGGCTATGAACCTCTCTTTTGCCTGCTCGTTGCGTATGGGCGAGATTCTGGGACTGACCTGGAGCAATGTCCACATCTCCGATGAAGAAATCGCTGATGACAATGCCTATGTCTACATCGACAAGGAGCTGGCGCGGGCCTCCAAGCGGGCCATTGAGATGCTGGGACAAAAGGACATCTACCATGTGTTCACGCCTCTGTTTCCCAATACCAGCACCAGGATCATCCTGAAGAAGCCCAAGACCGATTCCAGCATCCGTAAGGTGTGGCTGCCCAAGACCCTAGCTTACATCCTGCGGGAATGGAAATCCGCGCAAGACGAGTTGCGGTCGCTGCTCCGTGACGAGTATCAGGACTTCGATCTGGTGGTGGCACTTCCCAATGGACGGCCCTGCGAGGATCGGATCATCCTCAAAGAGTTTGCAAAGCTACGGGAGAAAGCAGGGTTGCCCAAAGTGGTCTTTCACTCCCTCCGCCATTCCAGCACCACCTATAAGCTGAAGCTGAACCACGGCGACCTGAAGGCCACTCAGGGCGATACCGGACACGCCCAGATCGACATGATCACCAGCGTGTATGCCCACATTCTGGACGAGGATCGCAAGATCAATGCCCAGAAGTTTGAGAGCGCCTTCTATGCCAATCCCGACCTGCGTTCGGTTCGTCCCCCGGAGGAACCAAAGGAACCGGCACCCGCCACATTGGATTTGGAGTCCCTGGTGGAACAGCTTCGCAAGTCGCCGGAACTGGCCAACACACTGGCTGCATTGCTGGTGTCGGCCCCATCCGAAAAATAGGGCGGGAAAATCGTATTAGCAAATCGGCGTTTTTTATTAGCAAGGCCGGAAAAATAGTTCGAAGCCAATTAGCAGGCATACAGCGGAAAATGTATAAAATCGTTCCGGCGGAGCGGCAAGAATACTCCGAAGAAACGATAACAAAAAACCGCTGTAAACCACCGAAAAACGGCTTACAGCGGTCATTTTTGGCACCCCCGGCTGGGTTCGAACCAGTGGCCTGTCGCTTAGGAGGCGACCGCTCTATCCAACTGAGCTACGGGGGCTTATACAGAAAATATTCAATTTTACAGGGCTCCAGGATTCGAACGATTCGATTTTTAGGAGGCGGTCGCTCTATACGACTGAGCTACAGGGGCATATCAAATAGGCAGAAACCATTGTACCTGTTTTCCGCCCTGCTGTCAATGGGAAAGGGCTGCCGCGCAGGCGGCAGCCCTTCGGCGCTCACTGGATGACCCGTACCCGGATCACATTCTCCAGCGCCGTCACCTCGTCGATGACGCACTGGTCCGCCGGGGCGCTCAGGTCCACGATGGTGTAGGCGTAGTCCCCCCGGGACTTGTTGCTCAGGTTCTCCACATTGATGCCGTCCCGGGACAGCAGGGTGGTGATGCTGGCCAGCATGGCAGGCACGTTTTTGTGGATCAGGCACAGCCGGCACACGCCGCTGCGCTCCTGGCTGACGGCGGGCAGGTTTACGCTGTTGCGGATGTTGCCGTTTTCCAAGTAATCCCGCAGCTGGTCCACCGCCATGACCGCGCAGTTCTGCTCACTCTCCGGTGTGGAGGCTCCCAGGTGAGGCATGGCCAGCACGTGGGGCGCACCCACCAGGCGGTTATTGGGGAAGTCTGTGACATAGGCCGCTACCCAGCCGGTGTCCAGCGCCGCCAGCATGGCATCGTCGTCCACGATCTCGCCCCGGGCCAGGTTGATGAACCGGACGCCCCGTTTCATGGCGCCGATGGCCTTGGCGTCGATCATGCGCTCTGTGTCCTTGGTGTAGTGGATGTGGATGGTGATATAGTCCGCCCGCTTGTAGAGCTCGTTGATGTCCTTCACCACATGGATGTGGCGGTCCAGCCGCAGGGCGGCATCCACAGACAGGAAGGGGTCGTAGCCGTACACATCCATGCCCAGGGACAATGCGATGTTGGCGACCAATGACCCGATGGCCCCCAGGCCGATGACGCCCAGCGTCTTCTTGTACAGCTCCGGGCCGATGAAGGCGGCCTTGCCCTTCTCCACTACGGTGGTCACGTCCACGCCGGAGGCCACCTGCTGCCGGACCCACTGGATGCCCCCGTCCACGTCCCGGGAGCCCATCAGCATGGCGCACAGCACCAGCTCCTTTACGGCGTTGGCGTTGGCACCGGGGGTGTTGAATACCACGATGCCCGCCTCGGAGCAGCGGTCCAGGGGGATATTGTTGACGCCGGCCCCGGCCCGGGAGATGGCCAGAAGGTTTTTCGGAAAATCATAGTCCAGCAGCTTGGCGGAGCGGACCAGGATGGCGTCCTCGTCCGTCTCCGAATCGGAGACGGCGTACAGCGCCGGATCCAGGCGGTTCAGGCCGACGGGAGAGATCTTGTTGAATGTTCTGATACGGTACATGGCAGAATGCCTCCATTGGGCGGCCCCAGCGGGTCGCGGTACTTGCGGGGGAACGTGCGGTGCTGGCACCGCTTCCGCCGCAGCATCTTCTATTATAGGTAGAGGCCGCCGTCCCAGTCAATGTGCCGAACCGCCAAATCCACGGCCGGTTGGGCCGAAAGTTTTTGGAGAGGTATTACTTTTGGAACGGCCTGGGAAAATACCCCAAAAGGCAGTTCTGCGCCTCCGGAACTGCCGCTTTCCTATGAAAACTGCGGAATCGTCCTGTTTTTTTGAAAAAGCCCCTGAAAGCAGCTTGCAAAAATCGAGAGAACGGCATATAATGCAAAACTGTGTGCAAATCTCGACCGGCGGCCGGAATCGGACGGCCGGCAGGGAGGCCGCGTGTGTTGATCCGCCGCCCGGCGTACCCCACGTGGCCCCTTCATAGAGAAAAGGAGATGGAAGATGTGCAGAACGAACATTTGAGGAACATCGCCATCAACGCCCACATCGACCACGGCAAGACTGCCCCACAGGGCTGACACCCTGCGGGGATCGTTTGATAGAAATGCCCGGCGGAAGCACCCGCAAGGGGTACGCCACATCCGTAAGGCGGGAAAGCCGCCAACGGCTGTGCAGTGAATTCCGCCTCCGCCAAGGTTTTGCCGCAGGCAAAACACTTGTACGCGCCGCCCGGCGCGGCCTTGCCAGAGAAGAAGGAGAAGAGAATTATGCAGAACGAACATTTGAGAAATGTCGCCATCATCGCCCACGTCGACCACGGCAAAACCACGCTGGTGGACGAGATGCTGAAGCAGGGCGGCGTCTACCGGGAGAATCAGGAGGTGGTGGACCGGGTCATGGACTCCGGCGACCTGGAGCGGGAGCGGGGCATCACCATCCTGGCCAAGAACACCGCCATCCGGTACAAGGACACCAAGATCAACATCGTGGATACCCCGGGCCACGCCGACTTCGGCGGCGAGGTGGAGCGCATCCTGAAGATGGTCAACGGCGTCATCCTGCTGGTGGACGCCGCCGAGGGCCCCATGCCCCAGACCCGCTTCGTGCTCTCCAAGGCCCTGGAGCTGGGCCACCGGGTCATTGTGGTGGTCAACAAGATCGACCGGCCCGACCAGCGGATCCACGAGGTGGTGGATGAGGTGCTGGAGCTGCTGATGGACCTGGATGCCACCCCGGAACAGTTGGATTCCCCCATGCTGTTCTGCTCCGGCCGCAACGGCACCGCCTCCTACTCCCCCGACGTGCCGGGCACGGACCTCAAGCCCCTGTTTGAGACCATTCTGGAGTATATCCCCGCCCCGGAGGCAGATGTGGACCAGCCCTTCCAGATGCTGGTCAGCTCCATCGACTACAACGACTTCGTGGGCCGGATCGCCATCGGCCGCATCGAGCGGGGCACCTTGAAGCAGAACCAGGACATCGTCGTGTGCAACTACCACGACCCGGAGGCTGTGCTCCGTAAGGCGAGAGCCACCGCCATCTACGAGTTCGAGGGCCTTGCCCGGAATCCGGTGACCGAGTCCACCGCCGGCAACATCATCGCCATGAGCGGCATTCCCGACATCACCATCGGCGACACCATCTGCGTCCCGGACTGCGTGGAGGCGTTGCCCTTCGTGAAGATCAGCGCCCCCACCCTGGAGATGACCTTCTCCGTCAACGACTCCCCCTTTGCCGGCAAGGAGGGCAAGTTCGTCACCTCCCGCCAGCTGCGGGACCGGCTGTACCGGGAGACGTTGAAGGACGTGTCCCTGCGTGTGACCGACACGGACAAGGAGACTGCCTTCAACGTGGCGGGCCGGGGCGAGATGTCCCTCTCCATCCTCATTGAGACCATGCGCCGGGAGGGGTATGAGTTCCAGGTTTCCCCCGCCCGCGTGCTGTACCAGGAGATCGACGGCGTCAAGTGCGAACCCATCGAGCGGCTGGTGGTGGACGTGCCCGGCGACTGTGTGGGCGCGGTCATCGAGAAGCTGGGTGCCCGCAAGGCGGATCTGGTGGAGATGACTCCCGTGGGCGAGCGGATGAAGATCGAGTTCCTGATTCCCGCCCGGGGCCTCTTCGGCTACCGCAGCGATTTCCTGACGGACACCAAGGGCGAGGGCATCATGGCCAGCGTGTTCGACTCCTACGCCCCCTACAAGGGCGACATCTCCCGCCGGGGCACCGGCTCCATGATCTCCTTTGAGACCGGCGAGTCCGTCACCTACGGCCTGTTCAACGCCCAGGAGCGGGGCACCCTGTTCATCGGGCCCGGCGTGCCGGTGTACGGCGGCATGGTGATCGGCGTCAGCCCCCGGAGCGAGGACATCACCGTCAACATCTGCAAGAAGAAGCAGCTGACCAACATGCGGGCCAGCGGCTCCGACGAGGCGCTGCGGCTGGTGCCCCCCAAGCAGATGAGCCTGGAGCAGTGTCTGGAGTTCCTGGCGGACGACGAGCTGCTGGAGGTCACCCCCAAGAGCCTGCGGATGCGCAAGGCCATTCTGGACCACGAGAAGCGCATGAAGGCGCTGCATGGCAAGAAGTAAACCGGCCATTGCATGGGCCCTGGCCCCCGGGAGGGGGCCGGGGCCTGTTCGTTTGCCGCCCGGGCAGGAGGCGGGGGCTGTTGGGAAAGACCGCGCCGCATCCGCAGGGGGGCGATGATCCCGGCGGCCCGGAGGTGGACTGCCCCGCGGGGGAAACCAGCCGCTCCGGGATGCCGGGCCCCGCAGGCTCGGGTACAGCGCCCTCCGCGGCGCCTCAAAAATATTTGTTAAAAATTCTGCCTTGGACGGGAACTTTTTCCCGCTGCCCTGCGTCAGTACAGGCAAACGGAGCAGATGCTCCCCCGAAAGCATTGGAAAGGATGAACGAGAATGAAAAAACGGATTCTGCAATGCCTGTCCCTGATCCTCTGCGCCGCCATGCTGGCGATCCCCGCCGCGGCCGCGGAGACCGCTGACGAAGAAGCGCCCGCCCGCCTGGGCCCCGCGGCCTATTGGGGCACTGTCACCTGGATGGATGAGGACACCTTCCTGCTGGACAGCGGGAAGGAGGACGGCCTGGGCGACGCGGTGGTGGTCCACGTGGGGGATGCCCCCTACCTGGACGCCGTCACCGGCAACACCCTGAACCTGGAGACGCTGGAGGACGGGGACGCCGTCTATGCCTGGGTTGGCCCCGCCATGGCGCTGAGCCTGCCGCCCCAGTCCACGGCCAGCCTGATCGTGGGCAACATCCCCGCCGACTACGCCGTGCCCCAGTACTATGAGATCACCAGCTCCACCGTTACGGAGGAGTCCGCGGTGCTGCATGTGGCGGGCAGCAATGACACGATCACCGTGCCCGCCTCTGCAAAGCTGACGCCCTACCTGACGAAGAACATTGTCACCCTGGCCGATCTGCGTCCCGGCGCCCGCATCCTGGTGTGGTCCGATTCCAAGGGCACGCCGGAGAAGGTGCTGGTGTTCGCCTACGGCTATCGGGGCTATATCAGCGTGGCGGAGGACGGCGTCGTGTCCGTCAACGGCCAGTCCACGACTCAGAAGGCCAAGACCACCGCTGACGGCGACACCCTGCTGCCCATCCGGGCGGTGGCGGAGGCCCTGGGCATGAGCGTCCGCTGGGACGCGAAGCAGGGCGCCGTGGTCTCCTATGGCGATGACATGGTGAAGCCTGCCCCCCTGACCACGGAGACGCTGATGACCGCCATGCCCGGCGGCGCCATCGCCGCGGTGAACAGCGACGGCACCACGGAGGAGGTCTACGGCACCTGCGTGAAGGAGGCCGGTGTCACCTATGTCTCCCGCTCCGCGCTGGCCCAGGCGCTGGACCTGTATCTGGCGGACTGAGTCCGGCACAACAGAAAAACCGCGTATCAGATCCCCGGAGGAAATTTCCACCGGGGATCTGTAACGTTTCGGGGGCGCTGTGCGTTAATTTGGTGAAGGGAGGGAGGACCGTGGACTTTGAGATTCTCTATCGCCTGTATTTCCGGGATGTCTACCGTTATGTCCGGGGACTCTCTCGGGACGAACATCTGGCGGAGGAGATCGCCCAGGAGACCTTTGCCCGGGCCCTGGGAGCGGTGGACCGGTTCGACGGCCGGGGAGACGTCCGGGCGTGGCTGTTCACCATCGCCAGAAATGTCTGGGTGGACCATTGCCGCCGGCACCGGCGGGAGACGGAGCTGCCGGGGGAGGATCTGCCCGGCGGCGGAGACTTTGCCGGGGCGCTGGAGGACCGGGAGGAGGTCTTGGCCCTCCACAGAATTCTCCACACCCTGCCGGAGCCCTATAAAGAGGTGTTCGGCCTGCGGGTGTTCGGGGAGCTGCCCTTCCGGGCCATCGGACAGGTCTTCGGAAAGACGGAGGGCTGGGCCCGTGTGACCTACTACCGGGCCAAAAGCCGGATCTTGAGACAATGGGAGGCGGAGCGAGATGAAAGTGAGCTGTGACGTGATCCGGGACCTGCTGCCCCTGTATACTGACCAGGCGGCCAGTGCCGACACGGTCGCCCTGGTGGAGGAGCACCTGGCGTCCTGTCCCGCCTGCCGGGAGGAGCTGGGGCGCTTGGGGACAGCCCTGCCGGCGGAGCCGGAGGGGGTGGAGCCCCTGCGGCGCTTCAAGCGGCGGTGGCGGCGGAGGCAGGTCCTCATCGCCGTGACGGCGGCAGTGGTGACGGCGGCGGTGGCGGGGGGGATCTTCCTGACCTGCTTCTGGGGCCGCCGCGTGGCGGCGGGGGATGTGGAGGTCTCTCTGGAACTGCAATGGTCAGGCCTCACTTCCGGGGAGGATTCCGGAGGAGACGGGAGCCGGGGAGAGCTGGAACAGGGGAACTGGAGCGGCGTGATACATGTCTGCTCATCGCATGAGAAGAACCTGCGGTCCAGAATAGAGCCTTTTTCAGAGACAGACGAAAATGGAGT
This DNA window, taken from Dysosmobacter welbionis, encodes the following:
- a CDS encoding site-specific integrase, whose amino-acid sequence is MASIIKRKKNYSIVYTYVDENGETKQKWETRTSYQEALKRKAEIESQKSSNSFLPPTNQNIAEFLSDFVSLYGEKRWGVSMYDSQNSLIANYINPIIGDMKVQDITTRVVDKYIQTLQKTPAVNTRTHHAKTEFVTNATIEKIIKLLRCAFKQAVRWELVAKNPFDNVVLPKVEYKKRDIWTADMIRAALDQCTDSKLYVAMNLSFACSLRMGEILGLTWSNVHISDEEIADDNAYVYIDKELARASKRAIEMLGQKDIYHVFTPLFPNTSTRIILKKPKTDSSIRKVWLPKTLAYILREWKSAQDELRSLLRDEYQDFDLVVALPNGRPCEDRIILKEFAKLREKAGLPKVVFHSLRHSSTTYKLKLNHGDLKATQGDTGHAQIDMITSVYAHILDEDRKINAQKFESAFYANPDLRSVRPPEEPKEPAPATLDLESLVEQLRKSPELANTLAALLVSAPSEK
- a CDS encoding phosphoglycerate dehydrogenase, encoding MYRIRTFNKISPVGLNRLDPALYAVSDSETDEDAILVRSAKLLDYDFPKNLLAISRAGAGVNNIPLDRCSEAGIVVFNTPGANANAVKELVLCAMLMGSRDVDGGIQWVRQQVASGVDVTTVVEKGKAAFIGPELYKKTLGVIGLGAIGSLVANIALSLGMDVYGYDPFLSVDAALRLDRHIHVVKDINELYKRADYITIHIHYTKDTERMIDAKAIGAMKRGVRFINLARGEIVDDDAMLAALDTGWVAAYVTDFPNNRLVGAPHVLAMPHLGASTPESEQNCAVMAVDQLRDYLENGNIRNSVNLPAVSQERSGVCRLCLIHKNVPAMLASITTLLSRDGINVENLSNKSRGDYAYTIVDLSAPADQCVIDEVTALENVIRVRVIQ
- a CDS encoding RNA polymerase sigma factor, whose translation is MESNPRDYGEQCRFDAFCKKVLRNEARAYLRNMKRQREREAFFSDLSQAELDKLCVMDRYPSDSIVFSSHGYDLHIDNELVAEAFAALPQMEQSILILHCTLDLADGEIGNLVGMSRSAVQRHRTRALQELRETLSALMPKGG
- a CDS encoding RNA polymerase sigma factor is translated as MDFEILYRLYFRDVYRYVRGLSRDEHLAEEIAQETFARALGAVDRFDGRGDVRAWLFTIARNVWVDHCRRHRRETELPGEDLPGGGDFAGALEDREEVLALHRILHTLPEPYKEVFGLRVFGELPFRAIGQVFGKTEGWARVTYYRAKSRILRQWEAERDESEL
- a CDS encoding helix-turn-helix domain-containing protein, whose protein sequence is MTEPIHKGKDLPSVWVIHAASGGDSEAMEQVLRYYDDYMSRLCTRTLYDKDGTPHVCVDTHMKRCLEIRLIRAVMRA
- a CDS encoding helix-turn-helix domain-containing protein, producing MSEIQNGTERRPLECRTYTVNEIARILGVSQARAYRLVQEGLFKSVRIGNAIRISKRSFDHWLESLDL
- a CDS encoding stalk domain-containing protein, which codes for MKKRILQCLSLILCAAMLAIPAAAAETADEEAPARLGPAAYWGTVTWMDEDTFLLDSGKEDGLGDAVVVHVGDAPYLDAVTGNTLNLETLEDGDAVYAWVGPAMALSLPPQSTASLIVGNIPADYAVPQYYEITSSTVTEESAVLHVAGSNDTITVPASAKLTPYLTKNIVTLADLRPGARILVWSDSKGTPEKVLVFAYGYRGYISVAEDGVVSVNGQSTTQKAKTTADGDTLLPIRAVAEALGMSVRWDAKQGAVVSYGDDMVKPAPLTTETLMTAMPGGAIAAVNSDGTTEEVYGTCVKEAGVTYVSRSALAQALDLYLAD
- a CDS encoding zf-HC2 domain-containing protein codes for the protein MKVSCDVIRDLLPLYTDQAASADTVALVEEHLASCPACREELGRLGTALPAEPEGVEPLRRFKRRWRRRQVLIAVTAAVVTAAVAGGIFLTCFWGRRVAAGDVEVSLELQWSGLTSGEDSGGDGSRGELEQGNWSGVIHVCSSHEKNLRSRIEPFSETDENGVIVRAGYVIDMWEVPDRAPSGSGSITAGYGYPNEAGPIPEDFDIVFIVRYRDGEVTYSVREMGLLDPAG
- the typA gene encoding translational GTPase TypA; the protein is MQNEHLRNVAIIAHVDHGKTTLVDEMLKQGGVYRENQEVVDRVMDSGDLERERGITILAKNTAIRYKDTKINIVDTPGHADFGGEVERILKMVNGVILLVDAAEGPMPQTRFVLSKALELGHRVIVVVNKIDRPDQRIHEVVDEVLELLMDLDATPEQLDSPMLFCSGRNGTASYSPDVPGTDLKPLFETILEYIPAPEADVDQPFQMLVSSIDYNDFVGRIAIGRIERGTLKQNQDIVVCNYHDPEAVLRKARATAIYEFEGLARNPVTESTAGNIIAMSGIPDITIGDTICVPDCVEALPFVKISAPTLEMTFSVNDSPFAGKEGKFVTSRQLRDRLYRETLKDVSLRVTDTDKETAFNVAGRGEMSLSILIETMRREGYEFQVSPARVLYQEIDGVKCEPIERLVVDVPGDCVGAVIEKLGARKADLVEMTPVGERMKIEFLIPARGLFGYRSDFLTDTKGEGIMASVFDSYAPYKGDISRRGTGSMISFETGESVTYGLFNAQERGTLFIGPGVPVYGGMVIGVSPRSEDITVNICKKKQLTNMRASGSDEALRLVPPKQMSLEQCLEFLADDELLEVTPKSLRMRKAILDHEKRMKALHGKK